A genomic window from Litoreibacter janthinus includes:
- a CDS encoding ABC transporter ATP-binding protein: MNALTGGNYTTADGRKIGGTMMEMKNITLRFGGVVAIKDISFDINEGEIRAIIGPNGAGKSSMLNVISGFYNPQEGEVWFHGKKRAPMRPYQVARQGIARTFQNIALFEGMSVLDNVMTGRLTHMKSGMLSQMIWKGKAEKEETENREVVEKIIDFLEIQAIRKTPVGRLPYGLKKRVELARALAAEPKLLLLDEPMAGMNVEEKEDMSRFILDVNDEFGTTIALIEHDMGVVMDLSDRVVVMDYGKKIGDGTPDEVRNNQEVIDAYLGVAHD; this comes from the coding sequence ATGAACGCTTTGACAGGTGGAAACTACACGACTGCGGATGGCCGCAAGATCGGTGGCACCATGATGGAAATGAAAAACATCACTCTTCGCTTTGGCGGTGTGGTGGCTATCAAGGACATCTCTTTCGATATCAACGAAGGCGAAATTCGCGCCATCATCGGACCGAATGGCGCCGGCAAGTCATCGATGCTGAATGTCATTTCAGGCTTCTATAACCCGCAAGAAGGCGAAGTGTGGTTTCATGGCAAGAAACGTGCACCGATGCGCCCCTATCAGGTGGCCCGACAAGGGATCGCGCGGACCTTCCAAAACATCGCCTTGTTTGAAGGCATGAGCGTTTTGGACAACGTCATGACGGGTCGCTTGACCCATATGAAATCCGGAATGCTGAGCCAGATGATCTGGAAAGGGAAAGCCGAGAAAGAAGAGACTGAAAACCGCGAGGTCGTTGAGAAGATAATCGACTTTCTGGAGATCCAGGCGATCCGGAAGACACCCGTAGGTCGTCTGCCTTACGGTTTGAAAAAGCGCGTGGAGCTGGCGCGCGCCCTGGCTGCAGAACCTAAGCTGCTGCTTTTGGACGAGCCGATGGCGGGGATGAATGTCGAAGAAAAAGAGGACATGAGCCGCTTTATCCTTGATGTTAATGATGAATTTGGAACGACCATCGCGTTGATCGAGCACGACATGGGTGTGGTTATGGACCTGTCGGACCGTGTTGTCGTGATGGATTACGGCAAAAAGATTGGCGACGGAACACCGGATGAGGTGCGCAACAACCAAGAGGTGATTGATGCGTATCTGGGGGTGGCGCATGATTAG